The Mustela erminea isolate mMusErm1 chromosome 10, mMusErm1.Pri, whole genome shotgun sequence genomic sequence CACAGTTTGCCCGGGCATTTTAGCAGCCACTACAAAAAGTTTTTTTGCTCCTACTCGGAGCCCCACTACATCAAGCTGCAGAAGGTGGAGGTGCTGTGCGAGCTGGTGAACGATGAGAACGTACAGCAGGTGCTAGAGGAGCTCCGAGGGTACTGTACTGACGTGTCAGCCGACTTTGCCCAGGCCGCCATCTTTGCCATAGGTAGGGGtctgctgcttttccttttggAGACCTTCGACTAACCAGAAACCTGTGGAATCACAGAGACCAAAAGGGAACGAATTTTGCATCAGAGACAAATTACCATGCACCAAATTACCTTGGGGTCAGTGGCCACAGacagaagtggggagggaggggttttTTGGCATCACTGGTGTTGCCTTATCTTCTAGGATAGAGAATACAGGTAACTCAAACTAGagtacttaaaatttatatggccTTTTCTTGGGTACTAGCCAGAATGCTTTCCCATATATCTTAGCATAGTCTTGGGAGGCAGTCAGGAAAAGTAGACAAGTGTTATCAcgtcattttagagatgaagaaactcagaaacaaaaaaggtttttaaatggCCAAAAGGTCATGTGGTTCCTGACCCAGGGTCAGAACCTGCTTTCCAGACGCAAAATCCTCTGTCAACTGGCCAGTTGTTTATTGAGCTTCTACTATGGGCTATGCATTGTGCTGAGTACAGACCAACACAATGAATCCTAACTCTCACAggctttttcatatttgtttggAATTCAGAAGGCCAGTCTGAGTCACAAAATGAAAGCAACCAAGGAACTATGTTGTGTTGGAGGCCTTCaagtggaagaggagaaggaactCTTATGTtagaatgaagaatgaatattTTCAGGGGCAGGAAGAGCAAACAAAGAGGAGAGCAGAGCTCTTGTGGTCAGGTGTTCGCTCCGTGCAGGGCCATTCCTGGGAGGTGCTCTGAAGCCTGCAATGCCTCGAGGCCTCGTATCTAGCTGCCACACATAACTTTGTTGCTGAAGGTTTTCAGCCTTGTTCAATGGGAAGATCCACTTTTACCGAACATAGGAAACTTAGGTTGTTACTTCATCAAGCAaggggtgggtttttttggtggtggtggttgttttaagattttgctgctcttctttgtctttgactGGTGGcgagtttttttaaaatgaggtgcTAGGATTTGACTTAccacttttctctgctttctgttctCCTATAGGTGGGATTGCCAGGACCTACACAGACCAGTGTGTGCAGATTCTAACAGAGTTGCTGGGGCTTCAGCAAGAGCACATAACCACAGGTAATAGCTGGCCAccgtttgggcttttttttttttttccccgacaAATGCCTGCCCTGTAgcagttgcttaaaaaaaaaaaaaaaaattattgttgtgTAACAGAGATTTAagcttttctttacatcctcatgTGCTGCCATCAGAGAAGCGTAGGGTCTGTAGATCTGACAGAGAGGGTCTTCAGGTTGCCATAACTCTGCAAGGCTGTTCTGTAGATAATGAAGGCTACCAGAATGCCTGGGCTTGTTaactccccaccctcacccctcttTTTGCTTTATGGTAGCAGTGGCTTCCAGGGCTGGGACTAGGGTGAGGCAAGCTAGGTACCCAGGATGCAAGAATTTAAAGAGGCACTCACTCTCAGGCTTGTGCAAATGCTAACCCCGCATGTCTTCAATTTTATACCCCCAGCGCCTCATTTGCCTCACCCTAGTCCCATCCGTGGTGGCTGCATTTAAACTCTCTTCCAAATATCATTCAACAATAGCATGACCTCACATTTGCTTTACATTTTACCATGTGCTTTTGCATGTATGAGCTCCTTGATCCTCATGACCAATCCGGTAAGAACAAAACCGATTTAAGAAATTATTGCCCGTGTCAGACATTTCTCAGAAAATCATTGACTACCCCTCTGACCCCTATTTTATAGAAATTCATGTAGCAGTCTACTCTGAATATGTGAATTCTCTTAAGATTCCTTCCTGTGTGGAGCCTCTAATCCTATGCTCTTGTGTCCTGAGCTGTGTTGTAGTGGTGGTGCAAACTTTCCGAGACCTGGTTTGGTTGTGTCCTCAGTGTACGGAAGCTGTGTGTCAGGCCCTGCCCGGCTGCGAGGAGAACATTCAAGACAGTGAGGTAGATGGCAAATTCTCTTTTatctccaggcagagggaagattGTTTCTCTAATTCTTCTTTCTATTCAGTGTCCGAATATGGAAATTCTTAGAATTGATTGCCACCTCAGATTCTTTTTGGGTATAGTTAGAGTAGAAGTGATAAAAACATGAGATTTATCTATGATTTTTGCTACAGATGCTTTGATATCATTGTTTTCTTGAACAGTGTTGAGCCAGAGATTTAGACCATGGAGTGTTCAGCTGTAATGAGAATCAGAATCATTTGTGGATATTTGGACTTTACTGCAGGTCTGCCAActtaaatactcaggagtgctgGGCCTAgacacatagatttttttttttaaattttttattttttataaacatatatttttatccccaggggtacaggtctgtgaatctccaggtttacacacttcacagcactcaccaaagcacataccctccccaatgtccataaccccaccccccttctcccaacccccctccccccagcaaccctcagtttgttttgtgagattaagagtcacttatgatttgtctccctcccaatcccatcttgtttcattgattcttctcctacccacttaagcccccatgttgcatcaccacttcctcatatcagggagatcatatgatagttgtctttctctgcttgacttattttgctaagcatgatacgttctagttccatccatgttagaTACATAGATTTTTAAGAAGCTTCCCAGAGGTCTCCGATTTTCACTCTAGGTTAATTACCATTTAGAGCACTCTTTCAATAGCTTCCACTGACATATTAAACCCCAGACTGGGGCAGAGGCCCCCACATTGTGGAAGCTGTATTACATAACCAACGTAGGCTCTGGGAGTCTTGAGTCTCCTTTTGTGTAGTGACATTTTATTCCTATTTGTTGTAGAGAGTGCAGTCGGGGTGTGGGGGATCAATAACAATGCAAATTAAAGTCAATAAAAGATTATACCTTTTCTGCTGACGTTGCGGGGAACAAAACCTGTTACTGTGTTAGGGACAGTCAGATGGCAAGGACCTGCTTTCACTTCTTCATTCCTCAGGGGAAACAGGCGCTGATTTGGCTCCTTGGTGTCCATGGGGAGAGAATCCCCAATGCTCCATATGTATTGGAAGACTTTGTGGAGAACGTGAAGTCAGAGACTTTTCCAGCTGTGAAGATGGAGCTACTCACTGCACTGCTGCGCCTTTTCCTCTCCCGGCCTGCCGAGTGCCAGGACATGCTGGGGCGTCTGTTACATTACTGCATAGGTAGGTTCTCCAGAAGGAAACTGTACTTGCCATGTCAGATAGGAAACATTCTGACAGCTGACACTGTTTGGTGAGTCATGCTGGGGACCCAAGAAACCACATTAACATTCTCTAagatttcctccctcctttcttttttcccccattccagTTGGCACAGGGTAGAAGgagtgttttggttttatttgtaattaattcAGTCTTTGTCTTAcctcagaggaagaaaaggataTGGCAGTACGAGACCGGGGCCTCTTCTATTATCGCCTTCTCTTAGCTGGCATTGATGGAGTGAAGCAGATCCTGTGTAGTCCTAAATCTGACCCTTCTCTTGGACTTTTGGAGGATCAGGCAGAAAGACCTGTGAATAGCTGGGCCTCAGACTTCAACACGCTGGTGCCAGTCTATGGCAAAGCCCGCTGGGCAACCATCTCTAAATACCAGGGGCCAGAACGTCGGGGCCCTGAGCTTCCTAACGCTGCATCCTTTGCCACTTCAGGTAGAAATAGTCCTTACTTTACATCTTGTAAAAAATCTTTACCTTTTGCAATGACTGGTGGGAAGTAGAGTACCCTAGCTACGGCTCAGACTGTGGGCTGAATTTGAAGTCTTCATGAGCAAGAAAGAAGTTCCTCATTGGCTATTTCAACCATTTGTCCAAAGATAAAAGTCACACTGTGTACTTATGGAAATCTAggttaaaaaaacataaatttgcgcctgggtggttcagtcgttaagcatctgccttctgctcaggtcatgatcccagggtcctgggatccagccccgcttaGGGTTCCCTGctagtggagagcctgtttctccctctgctgcccacccccataaccccccctccccccgctcatgtcgtctctctctgtctctcaaacaaataaaatctttttcaaaaaaacacaGTTGGTATAGATTAAAAAGATCTCTTACACAAGCTTTCTAATTCTTTCAGGTCCCCTGATTCCTGAAGAGAGCAAGGAAACGGTTCAGGAACTTCCTGATTCTGGAGCCCTAATGCTAGTCCCCAATAGCCAGCTGACTGCTGAGTATTTTGAGAAAACTTGGTTTAGCCTGAAAGTTGCTCATCAGCAGGTGTTCCCTTGGCGGGGAGCCGTCCATCCCGACACCCTCCAGATGGCCCTACAAGTAGTGAACATCCAGACCATCGCAAtgagcagggctggggctcaGCCGTGGAAAGCCTACCTCAGTGCCCAGGATGACACTGGCTGCCTCTTCCTAACAGAACTGCTCTTGGAGCCTGAGAACTCTGAAATGCAGATCTCTGTGAAACAAAACGAGCCAAGGACTGAGACacttaatagttttatttctgtattagaaACTGTGCTTGGAACAATTGGAGACATAAAATCCTAACAGATTCTTGCTGCTTGTCCTAGGTGAGATGAGTAGCTATCAGAATTCCTAGTTTTTTATTAGAATTTGCTTTTAAATCCAGACACTATCAAATACAAAGGAGAATGGACAATCTCAGAAtcaggatttttatgtttttgtccaAAGACTATTGACTTATTCTTCTCATACCTATAGGTGAATGACCCCATTTTCTAGGTGATGTTGAAAGGTTAATGTTGGtaaggggttggggagggactGAGGATAGGATTTGGATTCTTTTCTAATCCATTATACGATTGTTTTACTAAAGATGCCTGATGTTTATGGAAACTGATAAAGTCATCATTTGTGGGGATCATCTTTTCTTCCCTGTATTACTGCAATAAATTCCTCACTGGTCTCCTGTTTCTAATCATGCTTTTCAAGGCCAGAGTCCAAAGTCTTTAGTGCGGCATCAGAAGTAACTCTTCAGTGTCCTGTCTCACTGCTTGCCTGAACACCCTGTTCTTGCATTGGCAAATGACTTGGCATTCCTTGAATGCACAAggctctctctcacctctgtgctttgctcctgcttttattGCTTGGCTAGAACGTTTCCCCACCCTCATATCTTCTTTCTTGTCCTTGTAACATCTAGTCCTTGTCTCTTAGCTTCTGCTCAGTCACGAGCTCTTGCAGGAAGTTTTCTGTGACCCTGGTTGCTTTCATTACAGGTTCTGTCAGGCTGTCATGGCCTCCAGTGCGTGTGTCTAGCAGGACAGTTGTAATTGTTTTCTGTCACTCTTCGTTGCTTTCAGTTTTATTCATACCTGCCCACATTTTCTACATTAACTGAGGCAACTTATGGTGAGAGCAGATGCCATAGGATGGTTTAAAGTATAAATAGTAAAGTATAAATAACCAGAGGATCCACAACAGGGAAGATGAAAATACCATCGCAGACCAGCTTAGTTAGGGATGGGGAAGTACACAAATGTTCAGGCTTAAGGGCCGACATAATTGGTACAGTTGAGCCTCAAATTTAGCTCTAAGTGATTTGGCTGAGTGAAGAGAAATAAGTATAAAGTCATCATTATAGAGGAAGAAACCTTCCAATattaatttccaaaagaaatttaCATGTAGTTTCACATAGGTGACACGGGGAAAAGTACAAGATTCTTATGGGAAGTCAGTAATGGGTTTCCCATCACTTACGGTGTTCTTCAGTGAAAGCAGAGAGCATGACTTTAACATGGACCTTAGTGAGCGCATTTCTTCAAGGACTTAAGATAACACAATCTAAATATCTAGATTCAAGGACTTCTACCACATAGATACGTGAATGGACTGCATACCTTTAAGTTTTTCAGCCATCACTTCTCTCAATTAGGCTCTTAATAAGAGTAAGTAACTGATGTTTTTGGCAAGGCCCTGGTTTTTGTGCGTTGTTTTCCCACCTGGACAGTTTCTAAGGACGGTGatgttctttccttccatctccaCAGTCCGCCATATAATGaggactcagtaaatatttaccaaatgaatGGCTGTCAATAATTAGATTCTGAGGGTTTTTTGGGATTGGTGTTTGAAGTGTGTTTTGTTATATTGTATCAACCAAACAATAGTGGAAATCCATCTAGACTAGGGTTTCTCAAAAGCAGCATTACTGACATTGGGTCCAGATGATTCTTTGTATGGAGGGTTTTCCTGTGGTCTGTAGAATGATTATTAGCAGCATCTTTGGCCTatacccactagatgccaatagAACCCCTAGTGGTAACAAAAATGCTCAGACAATTGCCAAAGGTGCCTCAGTGGGACAAAAtcgctccccactgagaaggatCTAGATCAAGGGTTCCCACGATTACATGTAGAGAGATCAGAACAGTTTCAGAATTGCCTTTTCCATAGTTTGATTTGTTTGGTTAAACCATGACTATTTAATTAcatactaaaagaaataaaatggaagtgtAAAGTGCTGCCAATTTACAGCGTTATAAAGGAACAGTATATAAATGGTAGAGATTAAGTAAagttatttacttctttaaaaattaaagactatAATTGAAATGTTGATCTAAAGAAAATTAGGAATAGCTCAATAATAGAACAAATGTTACTAAAATGATCCCAGTTATTGGAGCTTTTAAAAGATTAAGTCCTACTTGGTTGTTTGTCTATAATGTATGGGGCATAGCCGAATATGAGACTGTTGCTTTTGAAaagtgtacttttaaaatgatctgaaggaggaaatgatttattttaactaTAGCCTGGTTTTGCTAATTTATAAGCAAAATGACTAAAGCTTACGTATACCATGAAGTTAATTATATTTCTTCTCCCTAGGAGCTCTCTCTAGCCTTGGCAGACATATGGTTTGATGATGTGATGTAAGTagatgcatatttttaaaatccttgatGGTAGTTGATACTGTGCTTTTAGAAAAATGACTTTCTAATGTCTGGGTTGGGAAATAGTCTGTGACACGTGTAATGAATGGGTGCCCACTGATGACCATGGTGCTTTAAAACTTTGCAGAGGCAGTCATTTGTGTAGTTCCTGACCATAATGTTACTGCCATGGACTAGTGGCTGTTAAATGCCTCCATTTCCCCCACACCTCTTTTTGAATGGGAGTCCTGTAACCATTATTCTATCCCTTTCTCATATATTGGGTGTTTGGGGGAGGAGAGACAAAGAACTTATTTTCTCAGTTACAGAAGTACACATTGAGAGGAGCAGTACCCAAAGATCCTCATTCATAGGCAGACCTGGGGCAGATGACAAGACCCTAGACTTTGAGCCAATGAAGAAAGGTGATGAGGCTTTTGAGAGAGGGATGTAAATTGTGGCCAGGGCAGCAAAAGAAGCAAGTGATGGTGAAAACGCTGTGGCCTCGTTTTTTGGTACTACCTGGGAGATAGTACTTGAACTACAAGAGTGAAGGGGATGTGAGCTGTGGAAGAAGGAATGGGGTGGTTCGGGAAGACGCTATAATGAAGGCTCCAGAAGAAATACACAAAGGAAGAAACTACCCCATATTGCCCAGTAGAAGATATACTCCTTTCCTTAGCCTTACAACATTGATTCTACAAGATAGCACGAAGGATAGATAAGATAATGCAAAGATTAGATTCCGAAGATGGCATTTGCCCGTAAGCACATCACCTGTGAAACAAATTACTGTGGGAAGAGGTTTATTATTTGAGGTAGGATGGGCTTGGTTTTCAATTTCTATGCTGCCACTTACTGATGCCACTTACCTTGGGTGTTTAACACCAGCTGGATGGTATCTTATAaacctttcatttgtttttgaatgCACTTGGGGAATATGTCAAATTAATTTGTTAGAATCCTTCAATTTTTAGTAACCCACTCTAGTGTGAAAGGATGATGGCTCAGAATTCTCTCAGAAAGATCTTCTTATGTCAGATCTGAAGCTTACTCAGCAGAACCTGGTTTCAGCCCTAGTGATAGATGACAAATGAAGATGGCCCTTTATG encodes the following:
- the AP4B1 gene encoding AP-4 complex subunit beta-1 isoform X1, with product MPYLGSEDVVKELKKALCNPHVQADRLRYRNVIQRVIRHMTQGLDMSGVFMEMVKASATVDIVQKKLVYLYMCTYAPLKPDLALLAINTLCKDCSDPNPMVRGLALRSMCSLRMPGVQEYIQQPILNGLRDKASYVRRVAVLGCAKMHNLHGDSEVDGALVNELYSLLRDQDPIVVVNCLRSLEEILKQEGGVVINKPIAHHLLNRMPKLDQWGQAEVLNFLLRYQPRSEEELFDILNLLDSFLKSSSPSVVMGATKLFLILAKKFPHVQTDVLVQVKGPLLAACSSESRELCFAALCHVRQILHSLPGHFSSHYKKFFCSYSEPHYIKLQKVEVLCELVNDENVQQVLEELRGYCTDVSADFAQAAIFAIGGIARTYTDQCVQILTELLGLQQEHITTVVVQTFRDLVWLCPQCTEAVCQALPGCEENIQDSEGKQALIWLLGVHGERIPNAPYVLEDFVENVKSETFPAVKMELLTALLRLFLSRPAECQDMLGRLLHYCIEEEKDMAVRDRGLFYYRLLLAGIDGVKQILCSPKSDPSLGLLEDQAERPVNSWASDFNTLVPVYGKARWATISKYQGPERRGPELPNAASFATSGPLIPEESKETVQELPDSGALMLVPNSQLTAEYFEKTWFSLKVAHQQVFPWRGAVHPDTLQMALQVVNIQTIAMSRAGAQPWKAYLSAQDDTGCLFLTELLLEPENSEMQISVKQNEPRTETLNSFISVLETVLGTIGDIKS
- the AP4B1 gene encoding AP-4 complex subunit beta-1 isoform X2; translation: MPYLGSEDVVKELKKALCNPHVQADRLRYRNVIQRVIRHMTQGLDMSGVFMEMVKASATVDIVQKKLVYLYMCTYAPLKPDLALLAINTLCKDCSDPNPMVRGLALRSMCSLRMPKLDQWGQAEVLNFLLRYQPRSEEELFDILNLLDSFLKSSSPSVVMGATKLFLILAKKFPHVQTDVLVQVKGPLLAACSSESRELCFAALCHVRQILHSLPGHFSSHYKKFFCSYSEPHYIKLQKVEVLCELVNDENVQQVLEELRGYCTDVSADFAQAAIFAIGGIARTYTDQCVQILTELLGLQQEHITTVVVQTFRDLVWLCPQCTEAVCQALPGCEENIQDSEGKQALIWLLGVHGERIPNAPYVLEDFVENVKSETFPAVKMELLTALLRLFLSRPAECQDMLGRLLHYCIEEEKDMAVRDRGLFYYRLLLAGIDGVKQILCSPKSDPSLGLLEDQAERPVNSWASDFNTLVPVYGKARWATISKYQGPERRGPELPNAASFATSGPLIPEESKETVQELPDSGALMLVPNSQLTAEYFEKTWFSLKVAHQQVFPWRGAVHPDTLQMALQVVNIQTIAMSRAGAQPWKAYLSAQDDTGCLFLTELLLEPENSEMQISVKQNEPRTETLNSFISVLETVLGTIGDIKS